The following nucleotide sequence is from Capra hircus breed San Clemente chromosome 4, ASM170441v1, whole genome shotgun sequence.
GAGCCGAACCTGCGGAGGCCCGGGCACCCGCGTTCAGTGACAGGACACGCCACCCAAATGAGCGCCTGCACCCCAAAACCAGGGAGCAGCCGCAACCAGAGAGACGTCCCTGCAGCTACGAGGACCCCGCGTAGCCACCACTACAGGTAATAAAACAGAGGGGCCGACGGTGATCCGAATCAGCTTAATTATCTTCATGAAAAGACATCGGAGCGTTTCACGTCTCGAAAGAATGAGCCGTGCATGCTTTAGAAGaactctttattttgaaataatttaaaacttgaGGAAAAGCTATAAAAATACATTCTATCTGCATAAAGCTCACCCGGACTCAGCAAGGCGGACATCTTGCCTCGCCTGCGCTCTGCCCAGGTGCAGCGAGGAGAGGCGGGCACCGTGCTTCAGGGGCGACCTGAGCATGCCGCCGCGGGCGGTCTGCCTTGAGTTCCCGCCTGAGAACCCGCTCAGCAGGCGCGCCCGGCCAGCCCAGGCTCCGTCTGCTCACGCGGGGGCTTCAGAGTTGTGCGGAGTTAGTGACACTCGGGGGAGCTGGCCCACCCCCCCGGGAACCTGAGGTGAGGAGCCAGGAGCACCCCACACTGCGAGGCCCGGGTCAGCTGCCACCTCTCCCAGGACAGCGGCCTCCCGGACACTTCCGTATCAACACAGCATCAGGCACGTTTGACAGACGACTTCTGAGTTTTTAACCAATATACAAAAAAATACAACCACCACCAATCACTCTCAGACTGCAGCCTCGAGCTCATCCTGTCTCCGGAAAAAAAGACACTGCACACCCACCCCCTCACTGCCCAGCGCCTGCCCCACCTGGCCCCCTCCCTAAGATATAAATACAGTTATCTGAAAATCgtttaaaatacaaatacaatATAACCCTGGAGCAAAATACACTACCTTACAATACAGCTCCCCCGCCTTCCATAAGCCACACAAGGAGACGCCCTGCAGAGGGCCCCTgtcccccccacatcctgagggacccccgccccccacccactaCATCCTGAGGGACCCCCGCCCCTGCAGGGCCTGGGTGCACAGCTCGGCCCGCTCCCGCAGGGCGCCAGCCTCTGGGGCGCCCCTCAGCAGGAAGTGGCTTATGAAGAGCTTCAGGCCCTCACGCAGCAGGCCCAGCGCTGGCTTGTCCGACACCCTGGGGAGGAAGGGACACGCGTCAGTGCCCAGCTGCCCTCGCACTCCGCGTGCCCAGCTCCCACTGAAGCGGAGGCCTCGGCGCAGAGCGTGCTCTACTGGCCGCACATCACCTTCAGTTTGCTCCCATCCCCCAAGTTAACGCACAAGACATCGTTCAAATTAAAACGGAAAAGCCGCACCTAAACACAACATAAAGCACGGCAAACCTGCTTTTCTAAGATAACGTGAGTGAAagtgctttctcttttctcttccataTGTTTTATCAAAAACACTGGGAACAAACCTTGCAAAAATCACACCAAGGTCTTCAACTTCTGTTTCCATCAGCAGTATATGTAACACTTTTCGTAAGAAGTGGACTCTGGGTTTGTCCAGTTCACTGAATTCCACAACCTAATAGAGTCAGGAcgaaaaataataaagttacaCAGGCTTAGCCAACTTTTCAAGGATTTCTAGGCACAGTCTGAGGGAACgactccccctccccgcccccttaACTAAGGTTATCTCCAGTCTCACCAGGCGACCAGCTGAGGCCCTGTGCCCTCATCCCTGTTGCAGGGTGAGCCCGCCGGCGATGGGACTCAGCAGAGCTCAGTCAAAATCAGGGCGGAGGGGCGCCGAGCAAAGCAGGACTCCCCCGAACTGAGAGAGGTGCGATCATCTCCACGCCTCAGAGACACTACCCCCTGACTAagaccacacatacacacagaatctAGGTCCAGGAGGGACAAGTTTGTGTCTATAAAAATCACAGGGCACTTACACAGTGGAACGCTCTCCAACACTAATAAAACCTGAGAACAGAAGTGCAGAGATCGGCGTGGGTCCGTTTCAGGCTGATGCTGAGTTAAAGTAAAGGACGGCCGCAGCCTGGTGACCCTGTGCCTCCGACAGTACAGGGGGACCAATGTGTAGACAGAGGCCCAGTCAGACCCCGGTGAAGGAAGGAGGGGCCAGCCTGGCCCAGGGGCGTCTCCAGGACCTACTGCAGCCGAGGGACATGCCGTGCGCCGACCCTTCTGAGCTCAAACGCCGTGCGCCAACCCTTCTGAGCTCAGACTCCAGTAAACAGAAGGCGAGATCCCCCCAGCAACGAGAAAGCCAGAGAAGTCTGCCGTAGGCGTGCCCCGTGCCGGGGTGTGGGGCGAGGCGGTGGGCCCTCACCCTTGGTGTGGCATCTGACGCCCAAGCCCCCACCCCAAAAGCACAGGAGGCTAACTCGACAGGCATGTGAGCAGCCCCTGCGCTCGTGCCCCTGGCCCCATGGAGAGCAGCCGGCAGCTGTCAGGGTGCCCTAAGCTACCGGCAACTTGACGCTGCCTGCTCAGCTGCCCGGACCATGAGGATGTTTCCCAGGCGAGTCAGGATCCAAGGACGCATGTGTTCCTAAGGCAATGAACACACTGGCCCTGGGCCCCGAGCTCACCACTGGACTGCACGTCCACTTACACGAGGACTTCTCCCCCTAAAATGCCCTGCAGGACCACACGCGCCCAAGTGGGGAGGCTTCTGACACGTGGAACCAGAACGCGGAGGTGACTGTGAAGTCAGACGAGGACTGTGGCTGCACCTGGGGCCTGTGCCCCTGACCCCACGCGGCTCAAGGCTCAGCTGTATGCTTTCAGATTCAGTGCCCTGAGTTATTCCATACACTTCACACACCTTTAAGAGGGAAAGTGGCAGTGACTTCGTCTTCAACAAGTGGGCCACCAGATGAACCAAATTAGCAAAATTAGTGGCTGGCAAATTTTCTAGGTCCCGAAATTTGTCCCATATGCTGAACTGGAATGTCATCTAACAGAGCAATAAGAAGGAGGGAAAAAGTTAAAACCTCACAAATTATTAGAataatcactacaaacaaaatcCAAAGGTATGGCACTTAATCACTTAGATGTAATATCCTTAAGCTGAAGACTTCTTAGAAACAACTACACTGGCTTCATTATACAGTAGTTTGAAACTGCTTCACAGTCATCTCTTTCTTTTGGGATGCTGTCCCTCAAATAAGAGAAACACTGGACCGCAGAGGCCTCGCCGGTCCACCAGGTCACAGCACCCTCATTTGTGACACGGGCCAGGGGCACCATGTGGACCCGGGGAGCCCACCCGCTGCGCTGGGCTTCGGgcccacagacagacagagatggCAGGCGGCCTCCCGGCCCCGTCACCTGGAACCTCCGCTCGTAGGCACAGAACTTGCCGGCCAGGAAAGCGTAGAAAGGGTTGTAGGTCTTCTCCTgcagacagcagtccaccaggacGTGAACGATCTCTCTCTCCTGCTGATCCTTAAGCCCCAGCCTGGAGGGCAGAAGCAGCGAGCTCTGAACCTTCAACCCGCCCAGTGTCGGCAGCCTTAGGCAGACAGCTCTCCCAGAGGCACTCCCTGTCCAGCCGTCTGTCTGGTGAGGTGAGCCGAGCGGAGAAGGTGGGGGGCAGGACTGGACCCCCGGCCCCGGGAACAGGGGACCCCGGGCCTACCCGGGCCTGGGCTGGGGCCGAGCCACAGGAGCAGCATGTTAGCTGCGGGCGGCAGTGCGTCCCTGCCGTCGCCCCTGCTGCGTCCCGTGTGGGCAGGCCTGGCCACAGCGAGACCCACCCCTCCAGTGCAGGGTGGAGCCTGCACAGTCCTGCAACACCTATCCTCTATTTCTGATTCTGAagcaaataaaggaaaattaattCATACTAGACTTTTTAGATGTACTTTGTCAAAGTACACAGATGCTTTTAAATCGCATTACGACTCAGTAGAGGCCACACGGGAGGTTTAATTTAGATATAGTCGGAAAGAAACTTTTAACAGGAAGAGTTAAGCGACTCACGACAAGCGGCGGCCACTGAGAACCATCAGGTGGCCACCGGGTCCTTCCAATCAACAGAGCACAAGCTGTCCGCATCCGGAGCGACCAGCGGTCAGTCAGCAGGAGCGTGCTGGGAGGGGGTACCCCAGCCCCTGACTCAAGAGGCCAAGCAGGAGGCGCACACAGTACTTACTTCAGGAGCTTCTCGAACGCATCCAGAAAGTCTTCACTCGTCATTACCGTGCAGAATATGTTTCTCCTGACGTCGGTGTTCATTCTCTGCTTGcgggcaagctccaggattttTGAGCTAACCTGCAAAGAGGGAAGACAGGGCGTAGGTCGTACAGACACgtcacttaatttctcctttggtTCAGTACAGTTACGAAGTTTCTAAAAACTTCTGTGTGTAATCCTGCGGCCTGACCTCGGGGATAACTGTAAGCCACACGTGTAAGTGCTCAGTCTTCATTTCTGAGCACCACCCCTGCTACATCAAGAGACAGAGCAGGCCCCTGGAGGAACCCGCCGGGTGTGGGCGGTCTGCCCGAGGGTGAGGGGCAGGGCGGCCGGGTGTCTGACGGTCGCGCGTCCCCTCACTCCTCTCTGCACCTAAGTCTCTTAGCTAACGTTCCGATACTTTCAGAGGAAGTAGCAGAGATGGAATTACACGGGATCACAAAAGCACAGCGACTTCTGTAATATCATCAGATGACCCCAGGGACAGCCGCGTGCAGACTCGGTCCCCCACGCACCGTCCCTGCGAGCGGCTTCTGCAGGGCCTTCTGCGGACCGCCGTCCACCATTGGGGCGCCGCTCCAGGCGGACCCCACGATCCACCAGCGCCCGGCACGCTCGGCGTTCAGGACGCTGTCCCAGGACACTCGGAGCTCGGGGTCTGTTCCCGCGCCGGCGCCACGCACCTGTGAAAGAGCAGCCGGCGGCCGGCGCAGCGGCTCAGCACGCGAGCACCACCCGGTATGCCCTCGCCCGGGGAACGCTGAACCGAGTCGCCGACAACCGGGACACTTAACCCCTGGGAGGGATGCCAGCGTCAGAGGAGACCTCCGTGTGTGAGCTTCCCGGGCCCACCCCCAGACGTGCTGTGGGAGGGCAGCAGTCCCACGGGGCCTGGGGAGAGCCCACGGCCGGCAGCAAGGACACCACCAACGGGCCTGTGACCCATGGGACACAGCGAGGGGACCGAggcctggggctgagggagctGCCAAAGGGGCCCATGGCGAGAAGTCCCAGGGAATTTCAACAGACGAGCCCTCACCCCCAGGCTGACCTCGCTGGTCTGGGTGGGACCCCGGGCAGAGGACACGCCTGTCAAGAGTCTCCATGTCGTTGAGGGCTCAGCAAAGGGGTGTCCACAGAAACCTGCAGATTCCCCCATCTGGGGACCCCGGTGACTGGACGGGCACCTGACCTGTGGCTTCTGTCTGCTGGGGGAGTCTCACGGGATAGTGCAGCCAGGGAGCATAGGCGCTGGGAGGAGGGCTCCGCAGGGAGGAAGGGGGCTCCCAGGGAGGCGTGCTCCCAGGGAGGAGGGGGGTGCtccccagggaggaggaggaggtctcCAGTGAGGAGGAGGGGCGGGCTCCCCAGGGAGGAGGGGGGGCGGtcccagggaggaggaggggcgggCTCACCAGGCCTCTCTGCAGCTTCCGCAGCCTCTCCACGGGCTCAGGGTCGTAGCCTGGAATCTTCCGCACGTCGTTGTTCTTCAGGGCCAGCAGCGTCTCCAGCATGAAGCGGACCTGAGACACGGGCAGGAGGAGCCACCCTTTCAAACGGGGGGAACCGGTGGCCCTTCAGCTCGGGAAGGGAGGGGCCGCCCTCCCGTGCTCAGTCACCGCCGCCCTTGAGCAGCACTGCCAGGCGGCCTCAGGTGCCCCCTTCCCACCCCGACTTCTTCCCATTCCTGGCCCTTCTCCTTCTTTAACTCTCAGACTGGAAAGAACACTGTACTGAGAGAGAAGCTCCAAGAACAGCAGTGAGAATTCCCACAGGCCCAGAGCAGAGTCCCCGAATCGTGAGCGCTGAGACACAATCCACACCACGGGCACACTGAGCATTTGGGCCCCCGCCCACCTCCTCCAGCTTCGTGCCACCACGAGCTAAAGGCACCTGTCTGCTGACCTCTCTATGGCCAAAgctaaaggtctgtctagtcaaggctatggtttttcctgtggtcatgtatggatgtgagagttggactgtgaagaaagctgagcaccgaagaactgatgcttttgaactctggtgttggagaaaactcttgagagtcccctggactgcaaggagatccaaccagtccaccctaaaggaaatcagttctgaatattcactggaaggactgatgctgaagctcaagctctaatcctctggccacctgatgcgaagagctgaccttTACCCCTGCCTTTTTCCTGAGGATCCAACACAGGAGAAGGGCGTTGGTTGGGAACCCCCGCTTGGCTCCCGCCCGCCTCCACGGTCCCCAGGACCCTCAGAAGGCTCAGCCCCGCCTCCCTCCTCACAGTGAACCGGCTCTCATCTCAGGATTTCAAAACTGGGCCAGGCTTCCTTTCTGGTCTGTCTCGCCACCTGGAGACACAAGCTGGGCACCTGGTGTGACCtctgaaccctgtctcctgccctcctccccgaGTCTGAGGACTTCTAACTCCTAGACTCATGCCCACTGCAACTCTGCTAATCATCACCCCAACCCAAGGtggcttttctctttccttttttgcagccaaagtgACCTGAGCGTGAAAACGTGTTTACCTACTCAGAACTCATCACGGGCCTCATGCCTCTGGGACAAGGTTCCAATTCCCTGGGAGGTTCACAAGGCCCCGAGGCCAgcccctgcctgctccccagGGAGGCTGTCCCTGCTCCTCTAAAGGGGCCCCTGCACCCTCAGCCCCCCATGGAGGCCGTCCCTGTCCCTCTAACGGGGCTCCTGCACCCTCAGCCCCCCACGGCTCCCCCAGGGAGGCCATCCCTGGCCCTCTAACAGGGCCCCTGCCCGCTGCCCCAGGGAGGCCGTCCCTGCTCCTCTAACGGGGCCCCTGCACCCTCAGCCCCCATGGAGGCCATCCCAGCCCCTCTAACAGGGGCCCTGCACCCTCAGCCCCCCACGGCTCCCCCAGGGAGGCCATCCCTGCCCCTCTAACAGGGCCCCTGCCCGCTCCCCCAGGGAGGCTGTCCCTGGCCCTCTAACGGGGGCCCTGCCcggcccccccagcccccacgGCTCCTCCAGGCCTCTCCGTCTGCAGGAGCCACCATCAGCCCCACTTTCCGAACAGGGAGACTCAGGCCTGCAGCACGCGGTCTCACGGCGGCCAAGTGCGCTGACCTGAGCCTGTTGCCACAGGCTTTCCCAGTAAGCCTCTTCTGAACAGCTGAATGCTCTAAACCCGTGAGAGTAAAGGAGGAGGTTCATTCACAGACCAAAGAGAAAGCCGCAATGCTCatcaggcaggagacacagggctcACTGGGACGGAAGGGGCGCGCGTGCTGAGGCTGCGCTCAGGCAGTGAGGAAGCAGGTCAGGAGGGGCGCGTACCCTGGTCTGGTCCCGGAACCTGCCACCTGCTCCGCTGGCTTTGGCCTGAGTCTCCGTGATCAGCTCCTTCAGGGACAGAGCATCGTCCTTCCTTAGTGAAAAGCCCACGGTCTTCAGCATTAACAGGATCAGCTCAATATCTTTTTCCGTGAAACTTTCGACAAGTTTTCTCAACACGTCAAAGATGAGGAGAGACTGCACCACGTGGAAATTGTACAGATGGGCGATGATGGTAAATAGGTTGTCGCACTCCTTCCCGTCTTGCCCGCTCCGATACACGGTGTCaaatctcctcaccaccgcctcCAGAAAGTGGGCGCCCACCTGGACGAAGAGCAGCAAACACATGACTGCAAGCGAGGCTCGAGTTAGCGGGTTCTTCTCAGGGGCCCTTCTTTCAGCTTAAATGTGTAGTAAAAGAATTCgcactttaaaaattaacataaaacacACAGGTAGCAGGATACGAGACCTCACAGGGCAGAAAGTCTCAGAGCTCGAGCCTGAGGGCACAGAGCTTCCCGGAGGAGAGCCTGAACTTCACACGACGCAGAGCAAGGCGCTCAGGCCTCCCTCCAAGGGAGGTGCCTTTTGTGGCCAGCAGCCACTCTAGTTCCTCGGAAAAATACAGCTGTGAAAACTGCTAACAATGCAGCCACATCTCTAAAAACATGCTATCCAACACAGCTCAGTTCTCCAGCTCAGTCTGGGCCTGGAGGGCGGggccccggggtggggggtggtgcagGTTAGTGGCGACGCTCCAGCTGAGACTCAGGAACAAGGATCACTGCAGCCGGGCTGGACCCGGGCAGGCAGAGCGGACACGAGCGACAGGGACAGAGCCAGAGCGGGTGGCCAGTCACGAGGGGAAGGGTCAACCGTCTAGGTCACGGGGCTGACGGAGCTCTCAGCGGGGGCACTAACCCGCAAGGAGGAGCGGGAAGGGTGGGCAGGGACTGCCGCTTTAAGACTGAGTAAGCCCCAGCCCCGGATGCCCGGGTGGGCGGCTGGAGAAGCAGGGCCTCGTTAGATCCCCAGTGAGGACGGACTGTGGTGGAAAACACACACAGCTTGCTGGCAAACCGAAAAATGAGGCAGCGCTGGGGGCCCTCAGTTAAAGGCAGCCAACGGGAGCAGGGAGCAAGGGCTCCGCAGAGGCAGCTCTGACGGGCCAGACGCGTCCTCTGGCCTCTAACGACCTGCGAAGTCTACCCTGTAAACACCCAAGTCAAGCCTCTTCACTGAAGACACCCCTGAAGAACACACACTTTCGGTAACGACCACTATGCTACATTCAACagacctttaaaataaaaagagaccaGAATTCTGCAGACGTCGAGAAAAAGCGTGCACCTGCAAAGCGGGGCTGAATAAAGCTCTGCCCGTCCCCTGCCTGGAGCCCCGAGGACTCGCACAGGGGCCAGACCCGCAGTGGCGCTGCGCTGCGGAGAGAGGCAGCAACAGGCCCTGCCCTGCTAAGGCCCGAAGGGGTCTACAAGCTTTCCTGAATACAGATGTCGTCTGGGGAAGGCGGCCTCGTCCACTTCCCCCGCTTACTCCGCCACCTCACTATAAAGTCCTGTCATCAGAGCTACCTCGGCAGCCCTGGAAGCCACTACCCTGGGCGAGTGGATGCCAAGGTCAATATGAGGGTGAGAGGAGGTGCCACGGTGTGCGGGCCCCCCGACCCGACACAGGAGGCACTGAGCCGGGACCAAAAccccgggggcgggggaggggccaGGCTCCGAGCAGCAGGCGCTTTAGACACGTCATCCACGGAATCCTGACAAAGGGCCCCTTCACAGACACGCGCAGGCCCGCGGCCCACCCAGGGACACCGACACTCCAAGGCCAGGCGCGGTCCCGTCTCCTCTCTTAGTGCAGTTTTCCCTCACACTCCGGTGGCCTCCCGCCCAACAAAAAGGCCCGTGCTCACAACACCAGAAACAGTCACCGTCACGGTGGGAACACcgagaaggcaaaggcaaggtGGACGGAATGGTCCAGAGGGAGAGAAACTAATAGCCAACAAGGACCAGTCAGAACCAGAAGTCGGGCAACATCACATGGGTACAGAGCGCGGTCTGGACTGAGACCTCACCGGCTGGCCACTGAGACGAGAGGCGCCTGGACGGCCGCGGTGGCCCTACCTCGAGGCCGACCGTGCGGTGCAGGACGCTGACCAGGAGGACGTGCTCCATGAGCAGCCGGGCAGGCATGGCCGTGTCCGGGGCACAGGCGCTCAGCACGACGGCGGTCAGTGTGGCGTTCATGTCCTTCCGGCTGTGGCCCATGTACAGCTCCTCCAGCTGGCTGCTGATGGAGGCCAGGTTCGGCTCGCTCAGCCTGCGCACAGGTGGAAAGACGAGAGATAGGGCTGCCGTTCTGGGGAGTCATTTTAAGAAAAGGGATAAGTTACTGATATACCAGCAGGTCCTATTCTGTGTAGGCAAGCCCCAAAGCCAGCACATGTGTAGAGAACACACAATCCTCTCGGATTAGCAAATAACCTAACTGCTCTCCTTCCGGCTGAGGTGCAGCCCCAGTGAAGCACACATGGGTCCCCGTCAGGACCAGAGAGGCCGTGACGAGGACGCCTGCTGCCATGCTGACTCGGTGTCCCTGGCAGGTGAGGTGGCCGCCCTGAGCACATCCGCATGTGCTGCCGAGAAAGCCCAGCTCTCCCACCGTCAGCTGGCATAAGCCTCTGGATTCCCTGATGTGGAAAAGCGGCTGTactgggtggggatgggaggatgTAGACACACTGCTTCTGTGAGAAGAGTGCTTCGGCTAAAAAAGCATCTCAGGCTCTGGCTAACTCCCAGAATCGCTCCTCCACTGTCCCAAGAAGACAGTCTCTTGAAGGGACAGCATGCACTG
It contains:
- the NOM1 gene encoding nucleolar MIF4G domain-containing protein 1; translation: MGRGKRGGGRGPRSGPGGGGEGPLRRLKLAVEEFVQGTTEGGTPGGREGPRGAGRGRPGGRKSRRELRREKRHQRKARRLQRAAGPAQEASDPRAGAAREEADRLSAGLRRPPAPPKAAPARTQAPAAATAARKRALLAANEEEDREIRKLERRLGLNKRRKKGDGSSSVPVSFARDGLDYVLGALGSGESSGLCESGSEAEEGAGPTPPGSELDTDAEDGWEEQDLERGSGQAAEDACSEEEEEEDQDDAEEEARGAQGTAKEEGGRKRVRFAEDGERSENPSEAVRTDDQQNLGENGGKYVPPHVRRVEETEDAQKKEELERLKKQVKGLVNRLSEPNLASISSQLEELYMGHSRKDMNATLTAVVLSACAPDTAMPARLLMEHVLLVSVLHRTVGLEVGAHFLEAVVRRFDTVYRSGQDGKECDNLFTIIAHLYNFHVVQSLLIFDVLRKLVESFTEKDIELILLMLKTVGFSLRKDDALSLKELITETQAKASGAGGRFRDQTRVRFMLETLLALKNNDVRKIPGYDPEPVERLRKLQRGLVRGAGAGTDPELRVSWDSVLNAERAGRWWIVGSAWSGAPMVDGGPQKALQKPLAGTVSSKILELARKQRMNTDVRRNIFCTVMTSEDFLDAFEKLLKLGLKDQQEREIVHVLVDCCLQEKTYNPFYAFLAGKFCAYERRFQMTFQFSIWDKFRDLENLPATNFANLVHLVAHLLKTKSLPLSLLKVVEFSELDKPRVHFLRKVLHILLMETEVEDLGVIFARVSDKPALGLLREGLKLFISHFLLRGAPEAGALRERAELCTQALQGRGSLRM